The Setaria italica strain Yugu1 chromosome IX, Setaria_italica_v2.0, whole genome shotgun sequence genome has a window encoding:
- the LOC101755113 gene encoding indole-3-acetaldehyde oxidase, with amino-acid sequence MGRAAAAAVVVAVNGQRYEVAGVEPSTTLLEFLRTRTPVRGPKLGCGEGTYRVVRVTGWPACTCYASRVETLATPLDDGNWYHPDSDGRSGCGACVVLISKYDPATDEVTEFSASSCLTLLHSVNRGSVTTSEGIGNTRDGYHPVQQRLAGFHASQCGFCTPGMCMSIFSALSKADKKSGRPDPPPGFSKITASEAERAVSGNLCRCTGYRPIIDTCKSFSADVDLEDLGLNCFWKKGNEPADASKLPSYNSRAVCTFPEFLKAEIKSAVDQANGALVTVSDDGWYHPKSIEELQRLFDSNWFDENSVKIVASNTGSGVYKDQDLYDKYIDIKGIPELSVINRSSKGIEIGSVLSISKAIEILSDGNLVFRKIADHLNKVASPFIRNTATIGGNIMMAQRLPFASDIATILLAAGSTVTILVASKRLCITLEEFLQQPPCDPRTLLLSIFVPEWGSDDITFETFRAAPRPFGNAVSYVNSAFLARTSSDHHIEDICLAFGAYGVDHAIRARKVEDFLKSKSVSPSVILEAVQLLKENVSPSEGTTHPEYRISLAVSFLFSFLSSLPNSSSAPSKADTLNASYTNGIKNVSTEYSPVEHLKVDCNDLPIRSRQEMVFSDEYKPVGKPIKKAGAELQASGEAVYVDDIPAPKDCLYGAFIYSTHPHAHVKGINFKSSLASQKVITVITAKDIPSGGQNIGTSFLMLGDEALFADPVAEFAGQNIGVVIAETQRYAYMAAKQAVVEYSTENLQPPILTIEDSIQRNSYFQTAPFLAPKPVGNYNQGMSEADHKILSAEVKLESQYYFYLETQVALAIPDEDNCITIYSSAQMPELTQDVVARCLGIPFNNVRVISRRVGGGFGGKAMKATHIACACAVAAFKLRRPVRMYLDRKTDMIMAGGRHPMKVKYSVGFKSDGKITALHLDLGINAGISPDVSPLMPYAIIGALKKYNWGALEFDTKICKTNVSSKSAMRGPGDVQGSFIAEAIIEHVASALSLDTNTIRKKNLHDFESLAVFYGESAGEASTYSLVTMFDKLASSPDYHHRAEMVEHYNRSNKWKKRGISCVPITYEVNLRPTPGKVSIMNDGSIAVEVGGVEIGQGLWTKVKQMTAFGLGQLCPDGGECLLDKVRVIQADTLSMIQGGFTAGSTTSETSCEAVRQSCAVLVERLKPIKESLEAKAIPVEWSALIAQASMGSVNLSAHAYWTPDPSFRSYLNYGAAVSEVEVDVLTGATTILRSDLLYDCGQSLNPAVDLGQIEGSFVQGVGFFTNEDYATNSDGLVIHDGTWTYKIPTVDTIPKQFNVEMFNSARDQKRVLSSKASGEPPLVLAASVHCAMREAIRAARKEFSVCTGPANSTATFQLDVPATMPVVKELCGLDVVERYLERVSAAGPNTTKA; translated from the exons TTATGCTTCTCGGGTTGAAACATTAGCAACCCCGTTAGATGATGGAAATTGGTACCACCCTGATTCAGATGGGAGAA GTGGCTGTGGTGCCTGCGTGGTCCTCATCTCCAAGTATGACCCGGCCACTGACGAGGTGACCGAGTTCTCTGCGAGCTCCTGCCTGACGCTCCTCCACAGCGTGAACCGTGGCTCGGTGACCACCAGCGAGGGAATTGGCAACACCAGGGATGGTTACCACCCCGTGCAGCAGCGCCTGGCAGGCTTCCACGCCTCACAGTGCGGCTTCTGCACTCCGGGCATGTGTATGTCCATCTTCTCCGCACTCTCCAAGGCCGACAAGAAGTCCGGCCGCCCAGACCCTCCCCCTGGCTTCTCCAAAATCACTGCCTCGGAGGCTGAGAGGGCTGTCTCGGGCAACCTTTGCCGCTGCACCGGATACAGGCCCATCATTGATACCTGCAAGAGCTTCTCCGCCGATGTTGACCTCGAGGACCTCGGCCTCAACTGCTTCTGGAAGAAGGGCAACGAGCCTGCAGATGCCAGCAAGCTGCCAAGCTACAACAGTCGCGCTGTGTGCACCTTCCCGGAGTTCCTCAAAGCCGAGATCAAGTCTGCAGTGGATCAGGCAAATGGTGCTCTGGTGACCGTCTCCGACGACGGGTGGTACCATCCTAAGAGCATCGAAGAGCTTCAAAGGTTGTTTGATTCCAACTGGTTCGATGAAAATTCTGTGAAGATTGTGGCTTCAAACACTGGGTCTGGAGTGTACAAGGATCAGGACCTCTATGACAAGTATATCGACATCAAGGGGATCCCAGAGCTTTCAGTCATCAACAGAAGCAGCAAGGGAATTGAGATCGGATCAGTTCTGTCCATCTCTAAAGCAATTGAAATATTGTCAGATGGAAATCTAGTCTTTAGAAAGATTGCGGATCATCTAAACAAAGTGGCCTCACCATTTATCCGGAACACTGCAACCATAGGTGGAAACATAATGATGGCACAGAGGTTGCCATTCGCATCGGACATTGCAACCATACTACTAGCTGCAGGTTCAACTGTCACCATACTGGTGGCTTCCAAAAGACTCTGCATTACTCTGGAGGAGTTCTTGCAGCAGCCGCCTTGTGATCCTAGGACCCTACTGTTGAGCATATTTGTCCCAGAATGGGGTTCAGATGATATCACTTTCGAGACTTTCCGAGCAGCCCCTCGTCCATTTGGTAATGCTGTCTCATATGTAAACTCCGCTTTCTTGGCAAGAACATCAAGCGACCACCACATTGAGGATATATGCTTGGCATTTGGTGCTTACGGAGTCGATCATGCCATAAGAGCTAGGAAGGTTGAGGATTTCCTGAAGAGCAAATCGGTGAGCCCATCTGTTATACTTGAAGCAGTTCAGTTGCTTAAAGAGAATGTTTCACCATCAGAAGGCACGACACACCCCGAATACAGGATCAGTTTGGCTGTCAGTTTTCTGTTCAGCTTCCTGTCTTCCCTTCCCAACAGCTCCAGTGCACCATCAAAGGCTGATACTCTCAATGCATCATATACTAATGGAATTAAAAATGTTAGCACTGAGTACTCACCAGTCGAACATCTTAAGGTTGACTGCAATGATTTGCCAATTCGCTCAAGGCAAGAAATGGTTTTCAGTGATGAATACAAGCCTGTTGGCAAGCCGATTAAGAAAGCTGGGGCAGAGCTCCAAGCCTCTG GGGAGGCGGTGTACGTTGATGATATCCCTGCTCCCAAGGATTGCCTCTATGGAGCATTTATCTACAGCACACACCCTCATGCCCATGTGAAGGGTATCAACTTCAAATCATCTTTGGCTTCACAGAAGGTCATCACAGTGATCACTGCAAAGGATATTCCAAGTGGCGGACAAAATATTGGAACCAGCTTCCTGATGCTAGGAGATGAAGCACTTTTTGCTGATCCAGTTGCTGAATTTGCTGGTCAAAATATTGGCGTCGTG ATTGCTGAAACACAGAGGTATGCTTATATGGCTGCAAAGCAAGCTGTTGTTGAGTATAGCACGGAAAATCTGCAGCCACCAATTCTGACAATAGAAGATTCCATCCAACGAAACAGCTACTTCCAAACCGCCCCATTTTTAGCTCCCAAGCCAGTTGGTAATTACAACCAAGGGATGTCTGAAGCTGATCACAAGATTTTATCAGCAGAG GTAAAACTTGAATCCCAGTATTATTTCTACCTGGAGACTCAAGTGGCACTAGCTATTCCTGATGAAGATAACTGCATAACCATCTATTCCTCGGCACAAATGCCTGAGCTCACACAAGATGTAGTAGCAAGGTGCCTTGGCATTCCATTTAACAATGTCCGTGTCATCAGTAGAAGAGTTGGAGGAGGCTTTGGTGGAAAGGCAATGAAAGCAACACAT ATCGCATGTGCATGTGCCGTTGCTGCATTCAAGCTGCGGCGTCCTGTTAGGATGTACCTCGATCGCAAGACAGACATGATAATGGCAGGTGGACGGCATCCTATGAAGGTGAAGTACTCTGTTGGGTTCAAGTCAGATGGCAAGATCACAGCATTGCACCTTGATCTTGGGATCAATGCTGGAATATCACCAGATGTGAGTCCATTGATGCCATATGCTATCATAGGGGCTCTCAAAAAGTATAACTGGGGTGCTCTTGAATTTGACACCAAGATCTGCAAGACAAACGTCTCATCAAAGTCAGCAATGCGGGGTCCTGGAGATGTGCAGGGCTCTTTCATCGCTGAAGCCATCATTGAGCATGTTGCCTCGGCACTCTCACTAGACACTAACACCATCAGAAAGAAGAACCTTCATGATTTTGAAAGCCTTGCAGTGTTCTATGGAGAAAGCGCAGGTGAAGCTTCTACATACAGCTTGGTCACCATGTTTGATAAGCTGGCCTCAAGTCCAGATTACCACCACAGAGCTGAAATGGTTGAGCACTATAATAGGAGCAACAAGTGGAAGAAACGTGGTATTTCTTGTGTGCCAATCACCTATGAGGTTAATCTTCGACCGACTCCAGGAAAGGTGTCCATCATGAACGATGGTTCCATCGCAGTTGAGGTTGGAGGAGTTGAGATAGGTCAAGGGTTGTGGACTAAAGTTAAGCAGATGACAGCATTTGGATTGGGACAGCTGTGTCCTGATGGTGGTGAATGCCTCCTGGACAAGGTGCGGGTTATCCAGGCAGACACATTAAGCATGATCCAGGGAGGTTTCACTGCTGGGAGCACCACTTCTGAAACTAGCTGTGAAGCGGTTCGACAATCATGTGCTGTGCTCGTTGAGAGGCTCAAGCCTATCAAGGAGAGTCTGGAAGCTAAGGCCATTCCAGTGGAATGGAGTGCCTTGATTGCTCAG GCGAGCATGGGGAGTGTGAACTTATCGGCACATGCATACTGGACTCCCGATCCATCTTTCAGGAGCTACTTGAACTATGGAGCTGCCGTCAGTGAG GTGGAAGTTGATGTCCTGACAGGAGCAACCACAATCCTACGGAGTGACCTCTTGTACGACTGCGGGCAGAGCCTGAACCCTGCTGTGGACTTGGGCCAG ATCGAAGGCTCATTTGTCCAAGGAGTTGGCTTCTTCACGAACGAAGACTACGCTACAAACTCTGATGGCCTGGTCATCCATGACGGCACATGGACGTACAAGATCCCCACGGTGGACACCATTCCCAAGCAGTTCAACGTTGAGATGTTTAACAGCGCCCGCGACCAGAAGCGTGTCCTGTCTTCGAAAG CGTCGGGCGAGCCGCCACTGGTTCTCGCGGCCTCGGTGCACTGCGCGATGAGGGAGGCGATCAGGGCCGCCAGGAAGGAGTTTTCAGTCTGCACTGGCCCAGCAAACTCCACTGCCACATTCCAGTTGGACGTCCCGGCGACGATGCCCGTCGTCAAGGAGCTCTGCGGCCTGGACGTCGTGGAGAGGTACCTCGAGAGGGTATCTGCTGCCGGCCCAAACACTACGAAAGCATAG
- the LOC101755521 gene encoding organelle RRM domain-containing protein 6, chloroplastic isoform X1 — MMIRGARMVGLSSQVLGMRCFSTEIFVSRLSFYTTEEELKDVFSPFGNVKEARLMRDSQTGRLKGFGFVNYSSQAEAEKAVKAMHGRILRGRLIFVEMAQGRKS, encoded by the exons ATGATGATTCGAGGTGCAAGGATGGTGGGTTTGTCCTCTCAGGTTCTGGGCATGAGGTGCTTCAGCACGGAGATATTTGTGAGCA GATTATCATTTTATACGACAGAGGAAGAACTCAAAGATGTGTTTTCACCATTTGGCAATGTAAAAGAAG CTCGACTTATGCGGGATAGCCAAACTGGAAGGTTAAAGGGATTTGGTTTTGTCAACTATTCATCACAAGCTGAGGCGGAGAAAGCTGTTAAAGCAATGCATGGAAGG ATTCTACGCGGAAGATTGATTTTTGTGGAGATGGCCCAAGGACGCAAAAGCTAG
- the LOC101755521 gene encoding organelle RRM domain-containing protein 6, chloroplastic isoform X2, with protein sequence MGAQGKIGEGDLGIIILYDRGRTQRCVFTIWQCKRSAARLMRDSQTGRLKGFGFVNYSSQAEAEKAVKAMHGRILRGRLIFVEMAQGRKS encoded by the exons ATGGGGGCACAGGGGAAGATTGGAGAAGGGGATCTCGG GATTATCATTTTATACGACAGAGGAAGAACTCAAAGATGTGTTTTCACCATTTGGCAATGTAAAAGAAG TGCAGCTCGACTTATGCGGGATAGCCAAACTGGAAGGTTAAAGGGATTTGGTTTTGTCAACTATTCATCACAAGCTGAGGCGGAGAAAGCTGTTAAAGCAATGCATGGAAGG ATTCTACGCGGAAGATTGATTTTTGTGGAGATGGCCCAAGGACGCAAAAGCTAG
- the LOC101756196 gene encoding indole-3-acetaldehyde oxidase, translating into MGKAAATVVLAVNGQRYEAAGVDPSMTLLEFLRTRTPVRGPKLGCGEGGCGACVVLVSKYDRATDEVTEFSASSCLTLLHSVDRCSVTTSEGIGNTRDGYHPVQRRLAGFHASQCGFCTPGMCMSIFSALVKAEKAADRPAPPDGFSKLTTSEAERAVSGNLCRCTGYRPIVDACKSFASDVDIEDLGLNCFWRKGSEAADVSKLPSYNSGAVCTFPEFLKSEIKSSVDQANGATVMDSEDGWYHPKNIEELHGLFDSDWFDENSVKIVASNTGSGVYKDQDLHDKYIDIKGIPELSVINRSSKGIELGAVVSIAKAIEVLSDGNLVFRKIADHLNKVASPFIRNTATVGGNIIMAQRLPFASDIATVLLAAGSTITIQVASKRICLTLEEFLQQPPCDPRTLLLSIFVPDWGSDDIAFETFRAAPRPFGNAVSYINSAFLARTSSDHLIEDMCLVFGAYGVDHAIRARKVENFLKGKSVSPSVILEAVKLLKETVSPSKGTTHPEYRISLAVSFLFSFLSSLPNSSSAPAKVDTLNASYTNGITNVSTEYSPVEHLKVDSNDLPIRSRQEMVFSDEYKPVGKPIKKAGAELQASGEAVYVDDIPAPKDCLYGAFIYSSHPHAHVKGINFKPSLASQKVITVITAKDIPSGGENVGSSIMQGDEALFADPVAEFAGQNIGVVIAETQKYAYMAAKQAVVEYSTENLQPPILTVEDAIQRSSYFQIPPFFAPKPVGNYNQGMSEADHKILSAEVKLESQYFFYMETQVALAIPDEDNCITIYSSTQMPELTQNVVARCLGIPFHNVRVITRRVGGGFGGKAMKPTHIACACAVAAFKLRRPVRMYLDRKTDMIMAGGRHPMKVKYSIGFKSDGKITALHLDLGINCGISPDGSPAMPRAIIGALKKYNWGALEFDTKLCKTNVSSKSSMRGPGDVQGSFIAEAIIEHVASALSVDTNTIRRKNLHDFESLAVFYEESAGEPSTYSLVSMFDKLALSPDYQHRAEMIELFNNSNKWKKRGICCVPCTYEVSLRPTPGKVSIMTDGSIAVEVGGIEIGQGLWTKVKQMTAFGLGQLCPDGGECLLDKVRVIQADTLSMIQGGFTAGSTTSETSCEAVRQSCAILVERLKPIKESLEANANPVEWSALIAQASMASVNLSAQAYWTPDPSFTSYLNYGAAISEVEVDVLTGATTILRSDIVYDCGQSLNPAVDLGQIEGSFVQGVGFFTNEDYATNSDGLVIHDSTWTYKIPTVDTIPKQFNVEMFNSARDKKRVLSSKASGEPPLVLAASVHCAMREAIRAARKEFSVCTGPANSATTFQMDVPATMPVVKELCGLDVVERYLESVCAAGSNTAKA; encoded by the exons atggggaaggcggcggcgacggtggtgcTGGCGGTGAACGGGCAGAGGTacgaggcggccggcgtggaCCCGTCGATGACGCTGCTCGAGTTCCTCCGCACCCGCACGCCCGTCAGAGGCCCCAAGCTCGGCTGCGGCGAAG GTGGCTGCGGTGCATGCGTGGTCCTCGTCTCCAAGTACGACCGTGCCACCGACGAGGTGACCGAGTTCTCGGCGAGCTCCTGCCTGACGCTGCTCCACAGCGTAGACCGTTGCTCGGTGACCACCAGCGAGGGCATCGGCAACACCAGGGATGGCTACCACCCCGTGCAGCGGCGCCTGGCCGGCTTCCACGCCTCGCAATGCGGCTTCTGCACGCCCGGCATGTGCATGTCCATATTCTCCGCCCTCGTCAAGGCGGAAAAGGCTGCCGACCGCCCTGCGCCACCCGACGGCTTCTCCAAGCTCACCACATCAGAGGCCGAGAGGGCCGTCTCCGGCAACCTTTGCCGCTGCACTGGGTATAGGCCCATCGTCGACGCCTGCAAGAGCTTCGCGTCTGATGTCGACATCGAGGACTTGGGGCTCAACTGCTTCTGGAGGAAAGGTAGCGAAGCTGCAGATGTCAGCAAGCTGCCAAGCTACAACAGTGGCGCCGTCTGCACCTTCCCGGAGTTCCTCAAATCCGAGATCAAGTCTTCAGTGGATCAGGCAAATGGTGCTACGGTGATGGACTCCGAAGACGGTTGGTACCATCCTAAGAACATCGAAGAGCTTCACGGGCTGTTCGATTCCGACTGGTTCGATGAAAATTCCGTGAAGATTGTGGCTTCAAACACTGGGTCTGGAGTGTACAAGGATCAAGACCTTCATGACAAGTATATTGACATCAAAGGAATCCCAGAGCTTTCAGTCATCAACAGAAGCAGCAAGGGAATTGAGCTTGGAGCAGTTGTGTCCATCGCTAAAGCCattgaggtgttgtcagatgGAAATCTGGTCTTCAGAAAGATTGCTGATCACCTGAACAAAGTGGCTTCACCGTTCATTCGGAACACTGCTACCGTAGGTGGAAACATAATCATGGCACAGAGGTTGCCATTCGCGTCGGATATTGCAACCGTACTACTAGCTGCAGGTTCAACGATCACCATCCAGGTGGCATCCAAAAGAATTTGCCTTACTCTGGAGGAGTTCTTGCAGCAGCCACCTTGTGATCCTAGGACTCTGCTGTTGAGCATATTTGTACCAGATTGGGGTTCAGATGATATCGCCTTTGAGACTTTCCGAGCAGCACCTCGTCCATTTGGCAATGCTGTTTCATATATAAACTCGGCTTTCTTAGCAAGGACATCAAGCGACCATCTCATTGAGGATATGTGCTTGGTATTCGGTGCTTACGGAGTCGACCATGCCATCAGAGCTCGCAAGGTTGAGAATTTCCTGAAGGGCAAATCGGTAAGCCCGTCTGTTATACTTGAAGCAGTTAAGTTGCTTAAAGAGACTGTTTCGCCATCAAAAGGCACGACACATCCCGAATACAGGATAAGCTTGGCTGTCAGTTTTCTGTTCAGCTTCCTGTCTTCCCTTCCCAACAGCTCCAGTGCACCAGCAAAAGTTGATACTCTCAATGCATCATATACTAATGGAATTACAAATGTTAGCACTGAGTACTCACCAGTCGAACATCTTAAGGTTGACAGCAATGATTTGCCAATTCGCTCAAGGCAAGAAATGGTTTTCAGTGATGAATACAAGCCTGTTGGCAAGCCGATTAAGAAAGCTGGGGCAGAGCTCCAAGCCTCTG GGGAGGCGGTGTACGTTGATGATATCCCTGCTCCCAAGGATTGCCTCTATGGAGCATTTATCTACAGCTCACACCCTCATGCCCATGTGAAGGGTATCAACTTCAAACCATCTTTGGCTTCACAGAAGGTCATAACAGTTATCACCGCAAAGGATATTCCGAGCGGCGGAGAAAATGTTGGATCCAGCATCATGCAAGGAGACGAAGCACTTTTTGCTGATCCAGTTGCTGAATTTGCTGGTCAAAATATTGGTGTCGTG ATTGCTGAAACACAGAAGTACGCCTATATGGCAGCAAAGCAAGCTGTTGTTGAGTATAGCACAGAAAATCTGCAGCCACCAATTCTGACGGTAGAAGATGCCATCCAAAGAAGCAGCTACTTCCAAATTCCACCATTTTTTGCTCCCAAGCCGGTTGGTAATTACAACCAAGGGATGTCTGAAGCAGATCACAAGATTTTATCAGCAGAG GTAAAACTTGAATCCCAGTACTTTTTCTACATGGAGACTCAAGTGGCACTAGCTATTCCAGATGAAGATAACTGCATAACTATCTATTCCTCGACACAAATGCCTGAGCTCACACAAAATGTGGTAGCAAGGTGCCTTGGCATTCCATTTCACAATGTCCGTGTCATCACCAGAAGAGTCGGAGGAGGCTTTGGTGGAAAGGCAATGAAACCAACACAT ATCGCATGTGCATGTGCCGTTGCTGCCTTCAAGCTGCGGCGTCCTGTTAGGATGTACCTCGATCGCAAGACAGACATGATAATGGCAGGAGGGCGACATCCTATGAAGGTGAAGTACTCTATTGGGTTCAAGTCAGACGGCAAGATCACAGCCTTGCACCTTGATCTTGGGATCAATTGTGGAATATCGCCAGATGGGAGTCCAGCGATGCCACGTGCTATCATAGGTGCTTTAAAAAAGTACAACTGGGGTGCTCTTGAATTTGACACCAAGCTCTGCAAGACAAACGTCTCATCAAAGTCATCAATGCGAGGTCCTGGAGATGTGCAAGGCTCTTTCATCGCAGAAGCTATCATTGAGCATGTTGCGTCGGCACTCTCAGTAGACACTAACACCATCAGGAGGAAGAACCTTCATGATTTCGAAAGCCTTGCAGTGTTCTATGAAGAAAGCGCAGGTGAACCCTCTACATACAGCCTGGTGTCCATGTTTGATAAGCTGGCCTTGTCCCCAGACTACCAGCACAGAGCAGAAATGATTGAGCTCTTCAACAACAGCAACAAGTGGAAGAAACGAGGGATTTGTTGTGTTCCATGCACGTATGAGGTGAGTCTTCGACCAACTCCAGGCAAGGTGTCCATCATGACTGATGGTTCCATTGCAGTCGAGGTTGGAGGAATTGAGATAGGTCAAGGGTTATGGACTAAAGTGAAGCAGATGACAGCATTTGGATTGGGACAGCTGTGCCCTGACGGCGGCGAATGCCTCCTGGACAAGGTGCGGGTTATCCAGGCTGACACATTAAGCATGATCCAGGGAGGTTTCACTGCTGGGAGCACCACTTCTGAAACTAGCTGTGAAGCAGTTAGACAATCATGTGCTATACTCGTCGAGAGGCTGAAGCCTATCAAGGAGAGTCTGGAAGCTAATGCCAACccagtggagtggagtgctttGATTGCTCAG GCAAGCATGGCGAGTGTGAACTTATCGGCACAGGCATACTGGACTCCCGATCCATCTTTCACAAGCTACCTGAATTATGGAGCTGCCATCAGTGAG GTGGAAGTTGATGTCCTGACAGGAGCAACAACAATCCTACGGAGTGACATCGTATACGACTGCGGGCAGAGCCTGAACCCTGCTGTGGACTTGGGCCAG ATCGAAGGCTCATTTGTCCAAGGAGTGGGCTTCTTCACGAACGAAGACTACGCTACGAACTCTGACGGCCTGGTCATCCATGACAGCACATGGACGTACAAGATCCCCACGGTGGACACCATTCCCAAGCAGTTCAACGTTGAGATGTTCAACAGCGCCCGGGACAAGAAGCGCGTCCTGTCTTCAAAAG CGTCGGGCGAGCCGCCGCTGGTTCTCGCGGCCTCGGTGCACTGCGCGATGAGGGAGGCAATCAGGGCCGCCAGGAAGGAGTTCTCGGTCTGCACAGGCCCCGCAAACTCCGCAACCACCTTCCAGATGGACGTCCCGGCGACGATGCCCGTCGTCAAGGAGCTCTGCGGCCTGGACGTCGTGGAGAGGTACCTCGAGAGCGTATGTGCTGCCGGCTCAAACACTGCGAAGGCATAG